The following coding sequences are from one Mus pahari chromosome X, PAHARI_EIJ_v1.1, whole genome shotgun sequence window:
- the Zmym3 gene encoding zinc finger MYM-type protein 3 isoform X2 yields MDPSDFPSPFDPLTLPEKPLAGDLPVDMEFGEDLLESQTAPSRGWAPPGPSPSSGALDLLDTPSGLEKDPGGVLDGATELLGLGGLLYKAPSPPEVDHGPEGTLAWDSGEQTLEPGPGCQTPEVMPPDPGAGASPPSPEGLLEPLAPDSPIILESPHIEEEEIPPLATRRRGSPGQEEEHTQGQPQSPNAPPSPSVGETLGDGINSSQSKPGVSNPAAHPSLPGDGLTGKETEKPPERKRSERVRRAEPPKPEVVDSTESIPVSDEDSDAMVDDPNDEDFVPFRPRRSPRMSLRSSMAQRAGRSSMGTKMSCAHCRTPLQKGQTAYQRKGLPQLFCSSSCLTTYSKKPLGRKTCTFCKKEIWNTKDSVVVQTGPGGSFHEFCTSVCLSLYEAQQQRPIPQSGDPADATRCSICQKTGEVLHEVSNGSVVHRLCSDSCFSKFRANKGLKTNCCDQCGAYIYARPGGLGPELLFHDGQQKRFCNTTCLGAYKKKNTRVYPCVWCKTLCKNFEMLSHVDRNGKTSLFCSLCCTTSYKVKQAGLTGPPRPCSFCRRSLSDPCYYNKVDRTVYQFCSPSCWTKFQHTSPEGGIHLSCHYCHSLFSGKPEVLEWQDQVFQFCCRDCCEDFKRLRGVVSQCEHCRQEKLLHEKLRFSGVEKSFCSEGCVLLYKQDFTKKLGLCCITCTYCSQTCQRGVTEQLDGSTWDFCSEDCKTKYLLWYCKAARCHACKRQGKLLETIHWRGQIRHFCNQQCLLRFYSQQNQPNLDTQSGPESLLNSQSSESKPQTPSQTKVETNNNTVRTPEENGNLGKTPVKRATPSVPTPPPPPPPATPRKNKAAMCKPLMQNRGVSCKVEMKSKGSQTEEWKPQVIVLPIPVPIFVPVPMHLYCQKVPVPFSMPIPVPVPMFLPTTLESTEKIVETIEELKVKIPSNPLEADILAMAEMIAEAEELDKASSDLCDLVSNQSAEGLLEDCDLFGTARDDVLAMAVKMANVLDEPGQDLEADFPKNPLDINPSVDFLFDCGLVGPEDVSTEQDLPRAMRKGQKRLMLSESCSRDSLSSQPSCTGLNYSYGVNAWKCWVQSKYANGETSKGDELRFGPKPMRIKEDILACSAAELNYGLAQFVREITRPNGERYEPDSIYYLCLGIQQYLLENNRMVNIFTDLYYLTFVQELNKSLSTWQPTLLPNNTVFSRVEEEHLWECKQLGVYSPFVLLNTLMFFNTKFFGLQTAEEHMQLSFTNVVRQSRKCTTPRGTTKVVSIRYYAPVRQRKGRDTGPGKRKREDETILEQRENRMNPLRCPVKFYEFYLSKCPESLRTRNDVFYLQPERSCIAESPLWYSVIPMDRSMLESMLNRILAVREIYEELGRPGEEDLD; encoded by the exons ATGGACCCCAGTGATTTCCCCAGTCCATTTGACCCATTGACCCTGCCAGAGAAGCCCCTGGCTGGAGACCTTCCAGTAGACATGGAATTTGGAGAGGATCTGCTGGAATCTCAGACTGCCCCAAGTCGAGGATGGGCTCCCCCAGGTCCGTCTCCATCCTCTGGAGCCCTGGACCTGCTTGATACCCCTTCTGGCCTGGAGAAGGACCCTGGAGGAGTTCTGGATGGAGCCACTGAGCTACTGGGGCTGGGGGGGCTACTCTATAAAGCCCCTTCCCCCCCAGAGGTGGACCATGGTCCTGAGGGGACCCTTGCATGGGATTCGGGGGAGCAGACCCTAGAGCCTGGACCAGGGTGTCAAACCCCTGAGGTGATGCCACCTGATCCAGGGGCTGGGGCCAGTCCCCCTTCACCTGAGGGGCTACTAGAACCTTTGGCTCCAGATTCTCCAATAATCCTGGAGTCTCCTCATATTGAAGAGGAGGAGATACCCCCCTTAGCTACAAGGAGAAGGGGCTCCCctgggcaggaggaggagcataCCCAAGGGCAGCCACAGAGCCCCAATGCACCCCCTAGCCCTTCAGTGGGAGAGACTCTGGGGGATGGCATCAACAGTTCTCAGAGCAAACCTGGGGTATCTAACCCTGCTGCACATCCTTCTTTGCCAG GAGATGGCCTGACTGGGAAGGAGACTGAGAAGCCGCCTGAGAGG AAGAGAAGCGAGCGCGTTAGAAGAGCAGAACCTCCAAAGCCTGAGGTTGTGGACTCCACTGAGAGCA TTCCAGTGTCAGATGAGGATTCTGATGCCATGGTAGATGACCCCAATGATGAGGACTTTGTGCCATTCCGGCCCCGGCGCTCTCCTCGCATGTCCCTGCGCTCAAGTATGGCACAAAGGGCTGGGCGCTCTTCAATGGGCACCAAGATGTCTTGTGCACATTGCCGGACACCACTGCAGAAGGGGCAGACGGCCTATCAGCGCAAGGGGTTGCCTCAGCTCTTCTGTTCTTCATCTTGTCTCACTACTTACTCCAAGAAGCCCTTGGGCAGAAAGACCTGTACCTTCTGCAAGAA GGAGATCTGGAACACCAAGGACTCAGTTGTGGTACAGACTGGTCCAGGAGGCTCCTTCCATGAGTTCtgcacatctgtctgtctctctctctatgagGCCCAGCAGCAGCGCCCAATCCCCCAGTCTGGGGATCCTGCCGATGCCACTCGCTGCAGCATATGCCAGAAGACTGGAGAG GTTCTTCATGAGGTCAGCAATGGCAGCGTGGTGCACCGACTCTGCAGCGATTCTTGCTTCTCCAAATTCCGAGCCAACAAGGGACTGAAAACCAACTGTTGTGACCAGTGTGGGGCTTACATCTATGCCAGGCCTGGGGGCCTTGGCCCAGAGCTCCTGTTCCATGATGGTCAACAAAAGCGGTTTTGCAACACAACGTGCTTGGGGGCATACAAGAAG AAAAACACACGTGTGTACCCATGTGTCTGGTGCAAGACCCTGTGTAAGAACTTTGAGATGCTATCACATGTGGATCGTAATGGCAAGACCAGCTTGTTCTGTTCCCTGTGCTGTACCACTTCTTACAAAGTGAAGCAGGCAGGGCTCACTG GCCCTCCCCGACCCTGCAGCTTCTGCCGCCGCAGCCTCTCTGACCCTTGTTACTACAACAAAGTTGATCGCACAGTCTACCAGTTCTGCAGCCCCAGCTGCTGGACCAAGTTCCAG caTACTAGCCCTGAGGGGGGCATTCACCTGAGCTGTCACTACTGCCATAGCCTCTTCAGTGGCAAGCCTGAGGTCTTGGAGTGGCAG GACCAGGTCTTCCAGTTCTGCTGCCGTGATTGCTGTGAGGACTTCAAGCGCCTTCGGGGTGTGGTATCCCAGTGTGAGCACTGCCGGCAGGAAAAGCTCCTGCATGAGAAACTTCGATTCAGTGGGGTAGAGAAAAGCTTCTGCAGTGAAG gCTGTGTACTGCTGTACAAGCAAGATTTTACGAAGAAGCTAGGCTTATGCTGTATCACGTGCACTTACTGCTCCCAAACCTGTCAGCGTGGAGTCACCGAGCAACTGGACGGCAGCACCTGGGACTTTTGCAGCGAGGACTGTAAGACCAAGTACCTGTTATGGTACTGCAAG GCTGCCCGGTGCCATGCCTGTAAGCGCCAGGGGAAGCTGCTGGAAACGATCCACTGGCGTGGGCAAATCCGTCATTTCTGCAACCAACAGTGTCTGCTGCGTTTCTACAGCCAGCAGAACCAACCCAACTTGGATACCCAGAGTGGGCCAGAAAGCCTCCTGAACA GTCAGTCTTCTGAGTCCAAGCCCCAGACACCCTCTCAAACCAAAGTGGAAACCAACAACAACACAGTGAGGACCCCAGAGGAGAATGGGAATTTGGGCAAG ACTCCTGTGAAGAGAGCAACTCCAAGTGtgcccacccctccaccccctccacccccggCAACACCCCGCAAAAACAAAGCTGCCATGTGTAAGCCACTGATGCAGAACCGGGGTGTCTCCTGCAAGGTGGAAATGAAGTCCAAAGGAAGTCAGACAG AAGAGTGGAAGCCACAAGTGATTGTGCTGCCCATCCCAGTGCCCATATTTGTGCCAGTGCCTATGCATCTATACTGCCAGAAAGTCCCGGTGCCTTTCTCAATGCCTATCCCG GTGCCTGTGCCCATGTTCTTGCCCACTACCTTGGAGAGCACAGAGAAGATCGTGGAGACCATTGAGGAGCTGAAGGTGAAGATCCCTTCCAACCCCTTGGAGGCTGACATCCTGGCCATGGCAGAGATGATTGCAGAGGCTGAAGAGTTAGACAAAGCCTCCTCGGATCTTTGTG atctTGTGAGCAACCAGAGTGCAGAGGGACTTCTGGAAGACTGTGACCTGTTTGGGACAGCTCGGGATGATGTCCTGGCCATGGCTGTTAAGATGGCTAATGTCTTAGATGAGCCTGGGCAAGACTTGGAGGCTGATTTCCCCAAGA ATCCTTTGGACATTAACCCAAGTGTAGACTTCCTCTTTGATTGTGGCCTTGTAGGGCCTGAGGATGTATCTACTGAACAGGACCTTCCTAGAGCCATGAGGAAG GGTCAAAAGAGGCTGATGCTTTCTGAAAGCTGCTCCAGGGACTCTCTGAGCAGCCAGCCTAGTTGTACTGGTCTCAACTATTCATACGGTGTCAATGCTTGGAAATGCTGGGTCCAGTCAAAATACGCCAATGGAGAGACCAGCAAAGGTGATGAGCTACGCTTTGGCC CCAAACCCATGCGTATCAAGGAGGATATTCTCGCCTGTTCAGCTGCTGAGCTCAACTATGGTCTGGCCCAGTTCGTGAGAGAAATCACTCGACCCAATGGTGAACGATATGAACCTGACAGTATCTACTACCTGTGTCTCGGCATTCAGCAG tattTGCTGGAAAATAACCGAATGGTGAACATTTTCACGGACCTTTACTACTTGACTTTCGTTCAAGAACTCAACAAGTCCCTGAGTACCTGGCAGCCCACACTCCTCCCCAACA ATACTGTATTCTCCCGTGTGGAGGAAGAACACCTCTGGGAGTGCAAGCAACTGGGAGTTTATTCTCCCTTTGTCCTCCTCAACACCCTCATGTTCTTCAACACTAAGTTTTTTGGACTGCAGACAGCTGAGGAACACATGCAGCTCTCTTTCACTAATGTGGTACGGCAGTCTCGCAAGTGTACCACGCCTCGGGGCACCACCAAGGTGGTGAGCATCCGCTACTATGCCCCAGTCCGACAGAGGAAAGGGCGAG ACACAGGTCCTGGGAAACGAAAAAGAGAAGATGAAACTATCTTAGAGCAGCGTGAGAATCGCATGAATCCCCTCCGCTGCCCCGTCAAGTTCTATGAGTTCTATCTCTCAAAATG TCCTGAAAGCCTCCGGACTCGAAATGATGTGTTCTATCTGCAACCTGAGCGCTCCTGCATTGCTGAATCACCTCTCTGGTATTCTGTGATTCCCATGGACCGAAGCATGTTAGAGAGCATGCTCAATCGCATTTTAGCTGTGCGTGAGATTTATGAGGAACTTGGTCGTCCTGGGGAAGAAGACCTAGACTGA
- the Zmym3 gene encoding zinc finger MYM-type protein 3 isoform X4: MDPSDFPSPFDPLTLPEKPLAGDLPVDMEFGEDLLESQTAPSRGWAPPGDGLTGKETEKPPERVQKRSERVRRAEPPKPEVVDSTESIPVSDEDSDAMVDDPNDEDFVPFRPRRSPRMSLRSSMAQRAGRSSMGTKMSCAHCRTPLQKGQTAYQRKGLPQLFCSSSCLTTYSKKPLGRKTCTFCKKEIWNTKDSVVVQTGPGGSFHEFCTSVCLSLYEAQQQRPIPQSGDPADATRCSICQKTGEVLHEVSNGSVVHRLCSDSCFSKFRANKGLKTNCCDQCGAYIYARPGGLGPELLFHDGQQKRFCNTTCLGAYKKKNTRVYPCVWCKTLCKNFEMLSHVDRNGKTSLFCSLCCTTSYKVKQAGLTGPPRPCSFCRRSLSDPCYYNKVDRTVYQFCSPSCWTKFQHTSPEGGIHLSCHYCHSLFSGKPEVLEWQDQVFQFCCRDCCEDFKRLRGVVSQCEHCRQEKLLHEKLRFSGVEKSFCSEGCVLLYKQDFTKKLGLCCITCTYCSQTCQRGVTEQLDGSTWDFCSEDCKTKYLLWYCKAARCHACKRQGKLLETIHWRGQIRHFCNQQCLLRFYSQQNQPNLDTQSGPESLLNSQSSESKPQTPSQTKVETNNNTVRTPEENGNLGKTPVKRATPSVPTPPPPPPPATPRKNKAAMCKPLMQNRGVSCKVEMKSKGSQTEEWKPQVIVLPIPVPIFVPVPMHLYCQKVPVPFSMPIPVPVPMFLPTTLESTEKIVETIEELKVKIPSNPLEADILAMAEMIAEAEELDKASSDLCDLVSNQSAEGLLEDCDLFGTARDDVLAMAVKMANVLDEPGQDLEADFPKNPLDINPSVDFLFDCGLVGPEDVSTEQDLPRAMRKGQKRLMLSESCSRDSLSSQPSCTGLNYSYGVNAWKCWVQSKYANGETSKGDELRFGPKPMRIKEDILACSAAELNYGLAQFVREITRPNGERYEPDSIYYLCLGIQQYLLENNRMVNIFTDLYYLTFVQELNKSLSTWQPTLLPNNTVFSRVEEEHLWECKQLGVYSPFVLLNTLMFFNTKFFGLQTAEEHMQLSFTNVVRQSRKCTTPRGTTKVVSIRYYAPVRQRKGRDTGPGKRKREDETILEQRENRMNPLRCPVKFYEFYLSKCPESLRTRNDVFYLQPERSCIAESPLWYSVIPMDRSMLESMLNRILAVREIYEELGRPGEEDLD, from the exons ATGGACCCCAGTGATTTCCCCAGTCCATTTGACCCATTGACCCTGCCAGAGAAGCCCCTGGCTGGAGACCTTCCAGTAGACATGGAATTTGGAGAGGATCTGCTGGAATCTCAGACTGCCCCAAGTCGAGGATGGGCTCCCCCAG GAGATGGCCTGACTGGGAAGGAGACTGAGAAGCCGCCTGAGAGG GTACAGAAGAGAAGCGAGCGCGTTAGAAGAGCAGAACCTCCAAAGCCTGAGGTTGTGGACTCCACTGAGAGCA TTCCAGTGTCAGATGAGGATTCTGATGCCATGGTAGATGACCCCAATGATGAGGACTTTGTGCCATTCCGGCCCCGGCGCTCTCCTCGCATGTCCCTGCGCTCAAGTATGGCACAAAGGGCTGGGCGCTCTTCAATGGGCACCAAGATGTCTTGTGCACATTGCCGGACACCACTGCAGAAGGGGCAGACGGCCTATCAGCGCAAGGGGTTGCCTCAGCTCTTCTGTTCTTCATCTTGTCTCACTACTTACTCCAAGAAGCCCTTGGGCAGAAAGACCTGTACCTTCTGCAAGAA GGAGATCTGGAACACCAAGGACTCAGTTGTGGTACAGACTGGTCCAGGAGGCTCCTTCCATGAGTTCtgcacatctgtctgtctctctctctatgagGCCCAGCAGCAGCGCCCAATCCCCCAGTCTGGGGATCCTGCCGATGCCACTCGCTGCAGCATATGCCAGAAGACTGGAGAG GTTCTTCATGAGGTCAGCAATGGCAGCGTGGTGCACCGACTCTGCAGCGATTCTTGCTTCTCCAAATTCCGAGCCAACAAGGGACTGAAAACCAACTGTTGTGACCAGTGTGGGGCTTACATCTATGCCAGGCCTGGGGGCCTTGGCCCAGAGCTCCTGTTCCATGATGGTCAACAAAAGCGGTTTTGCAACACAACGTGCTTGGGGGCATACAAGAAG AAAAACACACGTGTGTACCCATGTGTCTGGTGCAAGACCCTGTGTAAGAACTTTGAGATGCTATCACATGTGGATCGTAATGGCAAGACCAGCTTGTTCTGTTCCCTGTGCTGTACCACTTCTTACAAAGTGAAGCAGGCAGGGCTCACTG GCCCTCCCCGACCCTGCAGCTTCTGCCGCCGCAGCCTCTCTGACCCTTGTTACTACAACAAAGTTGATCGCACAGTCTACCAGTTCTGCAGCCCCAGCTGCTGGACCAAGTTCCAG caTACTAGCCCTGAGGGGGGCATTCACCTGAGCTGTCACTACTGCCATAGCCTCTTCAGTGGCAAGCCTGAGGTCTTGGAGTGGCAG GACCAGGTCTTCCAGTTCTGCTGCCGTGATTGCTGTGAGGACTTCAAGCGCCTTCGGGGTGTGGTATCCCAGTGTGAGCACTGCCGGCAGGAAAAGCTCCTGCATGAGAAACTTCGATTCAGTGGGGTAGAGAAAAGCTTCTGCAGTGAAG gCTGTGTACTGCTGTACAAGCAAGATTTTACGAAGAAGCTAGGCTTATGCTGTATCACGTGCACTTACTGCTCCCAAACCTGTCAGCGTGGAGTCACCGAGCAACTGGACGGCAGCACCTGGGACTTTTGCAGCGAGGACTGTAAGACCAAGTACCTGTTATGGTACTGCAAG GCTGCCCGGTGCCATGCCTGTAAGCGCCAGGGGAAGCTGCTGGAAACGATCCACTGGCGTGGGCAAATCCGTCATTTCTGCAACCAACAGTGTCTGCTGCGTTTCTACAGCCAGCAGAACCAACCCAACTTGGATACCCAGAGTGGGCCAGAAAGCCTCCTGAACA GTCAGTCTTCTGAGTCCAAGCCCCAGACACCCTCTCAAACCAAAGTGGAAACCAACAACAACACAGTGAGGACCCCAGAGGAGAATGGGAATTTGGGCAAG ACTCCTGTGAAGAGAGCAACTCCAAGTGtgcccacccctccaccccctccacccccggCAACACCCCGCAAAAACAAAGCTGCCATGTGTAAGCCACTGATGCAGAACCGGGGTGTCTCCTGCAAGGTGGAAATGAAGTCCAAAGGAAGTCAGACAG AAGAGTGGAAGCCACAAGTGATTGTGCTGCCCATCCCAGTGCCCATATTTGTGCCAGTGCCTATGCATCTATACTGCCAGAAAGTCCCGGTGCCTTTCTCAATGCCTATCCCG GTGCCTGTGCCCATGTTCTTGCCCACTACCTTGGAGAGCACAGAGAAGATCGTGGAGACCATTGAGGAGCTGAAGGTGAAGATCCCTTCCAACCCCTTGGAGGCTGACATCCTGGCCATGGCAGAGATGATTGCAGAGGCTGAAGAGTTAGACAAAGCCTCCTCGGATCTTTGTG atctTGTGAGCAACCAGAGTGCAGAGGGACTTCTGGAAGACTGTGACCTGTTTGGGACAGCTCGGGATGATGTCCTGGCCATGGCTGTTAAGATGGCTAATGTCTTAGATGAGCCTGGGCAAGACTTGGAGGCTGATTTCCCCAAGA ATCCTTTGGACATTAACCCAAGTGTAGACTTCCTCTTTGATTGTGGCCTTGTAGGGCCTGAGGATGTATCTACTGAACAGGACCTTCCTAGAGCCATGAGGAAG GGTCAAAAGAGGCTGATGCTTTCTGAAAGCTGCTCCAGGGACTCTCTGAGCAGCCAGCCTAGTTGTACTGGTCTCAACTATTCATACGGTGTCAATGCTTGGAAATGCTGGGTCCAGTCAAAATACGCCAATGGAGAGACCAGCAAAGGTGATGAGCTACGCTTTGGCC CCAAACCCATGCGTATCAAGGAGGATATTCTCGCCTGTTCAGCTGCTGAGCTCAACTATGGTCTGGCCCAGTTCGTGAGAGAAATCACTCGACCCAATGGTGAACGATATGAACCTGACAGTATCTACTACCTGTGTCTCGGCATTCAGCAG tattTGCTGGAAAATAACCGAATGGTGAACATTTTCACGGACCTTTACTACTTGACTTTCGTTCAAGAACTCAACAAGTCCCTGAGTACCTGGCAGCCCACACTCCTCCCCAACA ATACTGTATTCTCCCGTGTGGAGGAAGAACACCTCTGGGAGTGCAAGCAACTGGGAGTTTATTCTCCCTTTGTCCTCCTCAACACCCTCATGTTCTTCAACACTAAGTTTTTTGGACTGCAGACAGCTGAGGAACACATGCAGCTCTCTTTCACTAATGTGGTACGGCAGTCTCGCAAGTGTACCACGCCTCGGGGCACCACCAAGGTGGTGAGCATCCGCTACTATGCCCCAGTCCGACAGAGGAAAGGGCGAG ACACAGGTCCTGGGAAACGAAAAAGAGAAGATGAAACTATCTTAGAGCAGCGTGAGAATCGCATGAATCCCCTCCGCTGCCCCGTCAAGTTCTATGAGTTCTATCTCTCAAAATG TCCTGAAAGCCTCCGGACTCGAAATGATGTGTTCTATCTGCAACCTGAGCGCTCCTGCATTGCTGAATCACCTCTCTGGTATTCTGTGATTCCCATGGACCGAAGCATGTTAGAGAGCATGCTCAATCGCATTTTAGCTGTGCGTGAGATTTATGAGGAACTTGGTCGTCCTGGGGAAGAAGACCTAGACTGA